The Patescibacteria group bacterium genome includes a region encoding these proteins:
- a CDS encoding methyltransferase domain-containing protein translates to MLYDYEEFYRKYPVNQHDVPERHIATAALLKGRVLDIGCGTGTLSDYFFGPYVGVDISNQGIKMAKEVRRKDAEFVVGDCTNPSFLHFADYDTIVMCEFLEHIEDDSLIFSQIKAQAQKGTRLVISVPNGNRIPCDEHVRTFTVPQLRTKLSPLGRVKFHNWAGFKGQILCTVDIGEENIPLLSLCMILKNEELGLERAVLSAIDYVDNIVLAVDNSSNDKTLEIAKMYADTLKTFDWSDDFAKARNFAHAGIKTDWILFLDGHEYIDKCEKLDEFLKNKAEGLLCTVELENHFQFRNPRIYRNGCQFEGRVHEKQNCKDVVFFPGFLVKHGRLGGQSAESSAARECQTRDMVPRIMGEEIRKNKKNIRASFHLGLHAQSRKRFSEAIKWYNLYLKYSPVKSERWFVFFNRSLCYFALGKNFRAFWSVFRADNEVPGRWEISKLKGLIYYSSKKYGPAIESFVDSFKINTGDQTYKPWPRDDSATWNLIAESFFHLGQYDKAHIAFEKVKAIASNDMLKDIAGKRAALMFEMAKTQR, encoded by the coding sequence CGCTCTTTTGAAAGGCCGTGTCCTTGATATTGGCTGTGGTACTGGTACTCTTTCCGATTATTTTTTCGGTCCGTACGTCGGTGTTGATATTTCCAATCAAGGAATTAAAATGGCTAAAGAAGTCCGTCGCAAAGACGCCGAATTTGTAGTCGGCGATTGCACTAACCCTTCTTTTCTTCATTTTGCCGATTACGACACAATCGTTATGTGCGAATTTTTAGAGCATATTGAAGACGACTCTTTGATTTTTTCTCAAATTAAAGCTCAAGCTCAAAAAGGTACTCGCTTGGTCATTTCCGTTCCTAACGGCAATCGTATTCCTTGCGATGAACATGTCCGTACATTTACGGTCCCGCAACTTCGCACAAAATTGTCGCCACTCGGCCGAGTCAAATTTCATAATTGGGCCGGATTTAAAGGACAAATTCTTTGCACTGTTGACATTGGTGAAGAAAACATCCCCTTGCTTTCTCTTTGTATGATTTTGAAGAACGAGGAGCTTGGTCTTGAAAGAGCCGTTTTGTCTGCCATAGACTACGTTGATAATATTGTCCTCGCTGTTGATAATTCCAGCAATGACAAAACGCTTGAAATTGCTAAAATGTATGCTGATACTTTAAAGACTTTTGACTGGTCCGACGATTTTGCCAAAGCCCGAAACTTTGCTCATGCCGGTATAAAAACCGATTGGATTCTGTTTTTGGACGGTCATGAATATATTGACAAGTGTGAAAAGCTAGACGAATTTTTAAAAAATAAAGCTGAGGGTCTTCTTTGTACCGTAGAGCTTGAAAATCATTTTCAATTTCGTAATCCCCGCATATACCGAAATGGCTGCCAGTTTGAAGGCCGTGTTCACGAAAAACAAAATTGCAAAGACGTTGTTTTCTTTCCCGGATTTCTCGTTAAGCATGGCCGTCTTGGCGGACAATCTGCGGAGTCTTCCGCCGCTCGTGAATGTCAGACTCGCGACATGGTTCCTCGTATAATGGGCGAAGAAATCCGAAAAAACAAAAAAAACATCCGGGCTTCTTTCCACCTTGGCCTTCACGCCCAATCAAGGAAAAGATTTTCCGAAGCGATTAAGTGGTACAATCTTTATTTAAAATACTCCCCTGTGAAAAGTGAAAGGTGGTTTGTTTTCTTCAATCGCTCCCTTTGTTATTTTGCCTTAGGCAAAAATTTCCGTGCTTTTTGGTCCGTGTTTCGCGCTGATAATGAAGTGCCTGGACGCTGGGAAATTTCAAAGCTCAAAGGTCTTATATACTACTCCTCCAAAAAGTACGGTCCCGCCATTGAGTCGTTTGTTGATAGCTTTAAAATCAATACCGGCGATCAAACATACAAACCTTGGCCGAGAGATGATTCAGCTACATGGAATTTAATCGCTGAGAGTTTCTTCCACCTCGGACAATACGACAAAGCTCACATCGCTTTTGAAAAAGTCAAAGCCATTGCAAGCAACGATATGCTTAAAGACATTGCCGGCAAACGTGCTGCTCTAATGTTTGAAATGGCAAAAACTCAGAGATAA